One part of the Prunus persica cultivar Lovell chromosome G5, Prunus_persica_NCBIv2, whole genome shotgun sequence genome encodes these proteins:
- the LOC18777325 gene encoding MLO protein homolog 1, whose amino-acid sequence MAPAAAGERSLKETPTWAVAIACAVFILISIIIEQAIHALGKWFQKRNKKAMLEALEKIKAELMLLGFISLLLTVGTRYLPKICIPEKYGNTMLPCELEGNGGGKDDDGKNKGGGGGDGDDNDRRRKLLEFAETMIWRRVLAAPSGGDSAACSEGKVPLISPSGMHQLHIFIFVLAVFHVMYSVLTMALAHAKMKKWKAWESETSSLEYQFTNDPSRFRFTRQTSFVKRHSGFSTMPGIRWIVAFFRQFFGSVTKVDYLTMRHGFINAHFAPNSKFDFHKYIKRSMEDDFKVVVGISIPLWIFAVVFLVLNVHKWHAFTWLSLAPLVILLLVGTKLELIIMEMAQEMHDRTTVVKGAPVVEPSNKFFWFNRPEWILLLIHFTLFQNAFQMAYFLWTSSEFGFTSCFHENLPLILTRVFLGVALQILCSYITFPLYALITQMGSHMKKAIFEEQTAKALKNWQKAAKQRKKLRKAGDASSSGFVSGENTPSQGSSPLHLLHNQKHRSNQSDLESVLNSPRSVSYQSDTDLSEREGSAHDGNGIRSEDQPAALRREGSHSVDFSFVKP is encoded by the exons ATGGCTCCAGCAGCTGCCGGAGAAAGGTCTTTAAAGGAGACACCCACATGGGCTGTTGCCATTGCCTGTGCAGTTTTCATACTTATTTCTATAATTATAGAACAAGCAATTCATGCTCTTGGAAAG TGGTTCCAGAAACGCAATAAGAAAGCTATGCTTGAAGCTTTGGAGAAAATAAAAGCTG AGCTCATGCTTTTGGGATTCATATCTCTACTACTTACGGTGGGCACAAGATATCTTCCAAAAATATGCATCCCAGAAAAGTACGGAAATACTATGCTTCCATGTGAGCTAGAAGGCAATGGGGGCGGCAAGGACGATGATGGAAAAAacaaaggaggaggaggaggagatggtGATGATAATGATAGGCGACGAAAGTTACTGGAATTTGCTGAAACCATGATATGGCGTCGAGTTTTAGCCGCCCCAAGTGGAGGAGATTCCGCTGCTTGTTCAGAG GGTAAAGTGCCGCTGATATCTCCATCTGGGATGCACCAATTGCACATCTTCATCTTTGTGCTTGCTGTTTTTCATGTTATGTATAGTGTCCTTACTATGGCACTCGCGCATGCCAAA ATGAAGAAATGGAAAGCTTGGGAATCAGAGACCTCGTCCTTGGAATATCAATTCACAAATg ACCCTTCAAGATTCAGGTTTACTCGACAAACTTCATTTGTGAAGCGTCATTCAGGTTTTTCTACAATGCCTGGAATAAGATGGATT GTGGCATTTTTCAGGCAATTCTTTGGTTCCGTTACGAAGGTGGACTATTTGACCATGCGCCACGGATTTATCAAT GCACATTTTGCTCCAAATAGCAAATTTGACTTCCATAAGTATATTAAGAGATCCATGGAAGATGACTTCAAGGTCGTCGTGGGTAttag TATACCACTATGGATTTTTGCCGTGGTGTTTTTGGTTCTAAATGTTCACA AATGGCACGCGTTCACTTGGTTGTCATTGGCGCCACTCGTT ATTCTTCTTCTGGTGGGTACAAAGCTTGAGCTTATCATCATGGAGATGGCTCAAGAAATGCATGATCGAACTACAGTTGTTAAAGGCGCTCCCGTTGTAGAGCCAAGCAACAAGTTCTTTTGGTTTAATCGCCCTGAGTGGATTCTCCTCTTAATTCATTTCACATTATTCCAG AACGCTTTCCAAATGGCGTATTTCTTATGGACATCT TCTGAATTTGGGTTCACATCATGCTTCCACGAAAACTTGCCTCTGATACTGACAAGGGTTTTCCTTGGGGTAGCCCTACAGATCCTATGCAGTTACATTACCTTCCCTCTTTATGCTTTGATTACACAA ATGGGATCTCACATGAAGAAAGCAATTTTCGAGGAGCAAACGGCAAAGGCTCTTAAGAATTGGCAGAAGGCTGCAAAGCAGAGAAAGAAGTTGAGGAAAGCAGGTGATGCTTCTTCCTCAGGGTTTGTAAGTGGGGAAAATACACCAAGCCAGGGTTCATCCCCACTGCATTTGCTTCACAACCAAAAGCACAGGTCCAATCAATCCGACCTCGAAAGCGTACTTAATTCCCCTAGATCGGTATCTTATCAATCTGACACTGATCTCTCAGAGAGGGAGGGCTCCGCACACGATGGGAATGGTATAAGATCAGAAGATCAACCTGCAGCACTAAGGAGAGAAGGATCGCATAGCgttgatttttcatttgttaagccttga